The DNA region GCGGACTGCACTGGCATGTCTTACTATGGAGAGAAAGCCAATTAAATGCCATGGTGGGCTACCTACCAGCAGTCCAAACAGAACAGTGGCAAAGAACCCGCCAATAAAACCCTCCCAGGTCTTCTTTGGGGAAAGCTGCAGATACAGGAAAGAGAACATATTAAAAAATACCATCAAGGCATTCCCCAAATAGCTCTGCAAAGCCAATATCCACCTCCCACAGAAGTTAAATGGCAATCAATAACCCCAGCTTATGAGTTGTAACTGGGTAAAGGTCAATACATGTAGATAGTGGGACAGATCCTCTCACTGGGTCTGACCCTAACTCACCCATTGGGGGAAACCCCTGACAAGGCCACGTTCCCAGAGGAAGAAGAAGCAGGTACATCACCCTGCCTTGCAGCCCCCAGAACAGTGGCCAGAATACACTACAATCTGactattttaaagcatttaataTAATCTTAGCAAGGTATGTATCTGAAACGTTACAACTTCAGGTTATTGGTCAAACACAGAAACTCACCTTCATTTCAGTTATTAATGAAATAAAAGGCCCATAAAGGGAATGTTTATTAGTTGCTGGGATACTCAACCCACTTCATTAACAGCATCCCTGAAAAAGGTTAGCTTTcattggtccccaaactttttcatctggcaTGCCACGGAGGACAATggcggcggacaagcatccgctgaaatgccgctgacaagcgTCAACATCAATAGGCGTCACCGCCAAAATACCACCAACAAACAGcttcatccagaggcgtcgccgccgacgctgcttgtcggtggcattttggctgaTGCTCGTCCACCGGCCAGTATGCAGGTACACTTAGACGCCCCGGCGGGTGCCATAGTACccacaggcaccgcgttggggacccctggcttAAGCGTTTTATGGTTTagcccaggagtaggcaacctatggcacgcatgccgaaggcggcatgtgagctgattttcagtggcactcgcactgcccaggtcctgaccaccggtcgggggggggctctgcagtttaatttaattttaaatgaagcttcttaaacatttttaaaaccttatttactttacatacaacaacagtttagttctatattatagacttatagaaagagaccttctaaaaacgttaacatgtattactagcatgcaaaaccttaaattagagtgaataaatgaagactcggcacaccacttctgaaaggttgccgatccctggtttagCCCATAAGGGAAAAAAAACTAATATAGAGGAAGTTTTTCATTACAATACACTATTTGGTACCATTAGTTTGACATTCTCATCACTATGGAAAGCTGGTCTCACAGCTGACTGTACATTTAGTCTAGAATTGTTCTCACTGGCTTTTTCAAGTCAAATATTCAATAACTCCAGCCTGCATACACTGCAATAAAGAAGAAGTATTTCTAAACTACCTCCTCTGATATGTAGTCGGCAAGCCCACACTGCGCTGTACAATGCAAGGAAGAGTCCATGCTCCCAAAGAACTTCACCAGGTAACTAAACTAAACCTTTGTAGGAAACAGTGTTTTAACCATTAGCATGCAGACAGAACTTAGTAAGGGCCTGATCAGTAGACACTGGATCAGGATCTAAAGAGGTGCAATACAGCACAAATGATACACAAGCCCTGGGAAGTCTTCCTTCATATTCTTTCAAAGAGTGACTGACGGGTGGAAAGTTTTTAGGCTGGGATCTAAGTGCAAAGGCAAGGTCCACCACCCTGATCGATTCTCCAATCATGGGTCAAAGGCTCCACAGCAACACAGAGCCTGAAGACAGGGCTTTGCATAGCTGACAAACCTTGATGAGCGGGGTGCGGCCAAAGAAAAATCCAAACATATAGGCCATGATGTCATTGCAGATCACACATGAAATCGGGACAATGAACctagaaggaaggagagagaagccaTTCATAACGGGCAAAACTACAGGAGTCATTTGAAGCTTAATCGCAATATGTTACCCAAGTGGGCACTACCTGAACATGGGCAAGTCTGATATGGCTACACCATGTCAGACTGACAACTGCAAAAGCCCAGGAGTCATTAGTTCCAAGGCCCTTGCCAGCTATCAGATCAGTTCTATGAATTCCCCCTTGCTGTATTCTGCGCTTGCTCTAACATGCAGTGGGCTGTTAAGCTGTCACTGTGACTAACCCCAGATGTAGCTGCATTTCAGGGGTGAGCCAGGTGCTCTGccgtttgtaaagcacttgagaATGGTTCAGATTGCACACTGTACAGCATACTATAAGCACAGTAAAGTTCTTTCATTATTGCTAATACAAGGAAGAAGGCGGTTAAAGATATTGGGCTGAATCCTCCATTGCACTAACCACACTTGCTAGGCAGCAGCGGCAACAAACTGCCAAAGGGGACTGGTTATAAAGCCACTTTTCTACCCTCTTCCAACCACTCCCCCTTCCTAATGCTTGGACCTAGCGGCTGCTTTAAGTTACACAGGCACGACTGGCTGGAGTGCATGCTCTCTGCACCCACTCCCTATGCAAGTTAGGGTGACAAACGCAGCTACACTAGCTTTATGCCATCTGGGAGCCTTCTCAATGCCAGAGGAATACGCAGCTGCCCCTTTAAAATGGCTTTCTGGCTGCACTGACTGAGTAGCACAAAGCAATCTGAAAAGAGCCAAATAATGGGCCAGGCTTTCTTATGCAAAGCATGTTGTAGTCCCTCATAGAAGGCACATTCTAGCCTATACTTGTTGGTTAAAAGTTTTAATAAATAGCAAGGAGAAATCAGGAGCATATACTATGCAACACAAAGCGAAGTAACACGTAACAGGCATCAACTCACCAGATCATTCCTTCAAACAGGTTGTGAATGATGAGGTGCGACTGGGTAACAACAATTAGCAAAGTCACATGGGTCCAACCAAACTGGAAGAGAAAACAGCATGCAGCCCAGGTTGCCTAGAGACATTTCTCGTAACAGCCTATGGCAGAAACCAGACGCCGATGAATACTGTTTGGAGTGGGTCACGGCTGTGTGCATCTCAGGCACTCTGATCCCCAGCGGAAAGAGCATGATGTAAACACAGAGATGGCAGATAGTATCCATCCCTTCTTCGGAGTTGAGCAAAGCAACATCTCCATTACCGTTCAGAGCCTGAGTGGGAGGATGTTTGACATTCCTGGATCAAGTGCTCTTGAGCCTACACCTATCCCACACATCTTAGTCTACTTTGACTAGAGACCTGGAACATAAGAATCCCCAAACTGAggatggtccatctagtctgacatcctgcatccATCCAGAAGGAAACAAAAGCATCCCAATAAAGGACACAGGTAGCCAATCTGTGCATCACTATACTGTGGTGGGGCCAATCTAAGTCCTGCATGTGATTCCACCAACACTCTCCAGGCACGAGGTTTGAATAACCTTGTGCAATCACCTTAGCTTGCACGGCTGAAAGGGTTACTAAGAAATGCACTGCAAATGCAGACAATGGAATTCACATTTCTAAGGAAATCAGTCCGTTCAAGAGCCAAATGCGAAATACTTCAAGCTGCCAGGAACAGCTTTTCCATTAAGCGGTATCACAACACCCAGGGGACACAGAAGCATTCACAGGCTTCTGTTCTTCTAAACCATATATGCAAACAGCCTCCGTCTCCCAAAGCTAATAGCTCTGGAGCAACAAAGCCATTTATTTCATCTTACCATGTAGAACTGGAGACGGTAATGCTTCTTTACCAGACTCAGGACAAACATGCAGAAGCCTtgtgggaagagaaaagaaagaagagtaAGATCAGATAGTGCCGTAGTAGGAAATGCCTCTCAATTTTCCATTACATCTGCCGTATCACTGTAGCATCTCTTGATTGTTTCGGCTACAGAACAGAATCAGCAACATGAAGATGATGTGCACTGTGATGCAAAACAGTTAATTAaagaatggaaaatgtttgtttgtttttttaaatgacatataGCCAATTAACCATGATCACCTCTATGCAGCTTAGACTGTTTTCTGCCAACAGCTAATTATTTATTCTACCTCTGATCTTTCTGCGTAATATCAAATACAGAGTATTCTTCACTTACTTGTTTAATGGCACAGAATTCTTAATTAGCTACTGCAtccacccagaggtggctgcacttacACAGTGATACTCTTAGATACAGTTTGTCTGACAGTAAAGTGAAGTCCTTTAGGGTCTCGGGATAACCCTCTTTAGCTCCTAACCTCCCTCTCCCAGTTTTTACCAGCCCCCCACACCTCACAAATAATATCCACTGGCGATCCCATGTTGCTACCGCTATTGGAAATCTGAGCACAGCTCTCAACAGCAAGTCCCACCCCATTTCCAGTTTGAAGCCCATCCTAGGGATTCATGACTCACAGTGAACTTGCTAGCTGAGAGAAAACACCTCCACTTAATCACCAGAACAGGTGAGTTAAAAACAGTTCTTCAGTTTATCCCGAGTCTGCCTCTGCAGTTTACACTGACAGGGGAGTTACTCTAGGCTTGGAGCAGGGTTGCTGAATTGCCATGAAAATTCACCAGCAAAGGCAAGAAGTGTACTCACCCTCTCTTTATccagaatgaaaaagaaaaagatcatTTACTCACACATCAAAATATTAATGACCACAGCAAGTAAAACTTTGCAAGGCTAGCAcaggaaagagaaaggaggaaattACCATTATTCTGCCTAGTCACTGCCCAAAGGAAGTAGCATCAAAGAGGATTGTAGCTTCCCATCTGATGCAGAGGGCGTTTTGGTTTAGGCAGGCTTGGATCCAGTTCATAACAGATGGATCTGAACCCCAAAAGACATCATTACAACTGCCACTGAGACATAACTCAAAGCCAGGAATCGCTCCACCTGCCACCGATGCTTCACTTCTGGctcatttcagggcaggggtgagTCACATTTGGCCTAGAGGTGTGAAGGAAGCCTGGAATAAGGCTGCACGTCACAGGTCTATAGAAAGAGGAATATTGCTCCAGGGCTCTGAGTCAGGCACCTTTCCCTACTAGTGCTGCATTCACGAAGTGTGCGCATGCCAGGACGGGAGGCAAAAtgaaaggaggagaggaaagatCAAAAGCGAGTATCAAGTTCTTTTAAACCGAGTCTCTAGAGAGAGTCAGTTACTTACACCAACATCCTACCTAAACCAGACACTGTTTGCTGGGATGGAAGGACAATCCTCAGCAAGGAAAGGAGGACGTGTCTTTCTCCCAGCAAAtcaggcaagaaaaaaaaactgaggaaGCGACAacactgctgctcacaaaccCAATTACTTCCTATTTTGTAGGCTGTCTTTCACGACAAGGCCATCTTAGATACACAGtaactgagcacctcacaagctGTTATGTAGGCAATTGCTATTATCCCCGTTCTATTGGCAGGGAACGGAGGCATGTGGTGGCtacgtgatttgcccaagatcaagCAGGGAACTGAACATGGATCACACAAGCCCTGGGTTGgaactctaaccactagaccatccttctctGCACTCATATTTTGTACATAAGGCAGAGCAAATCCACTGGGAACACTGGACCCCCACCTGcctacagaaagaaaaaaaagaaaaaaaaagttgcatttcAAGAGGCTGATGACGTAACCTCTGCTCAAAAATGGCAACGAGAAAAATTTAACTGGCGGAAACAAATAAAATTACCTGTTAAGTAGAGGGCAAAGGAAATGAAGCGATGGTATTTGCTGAGAATTCTCAAGGGCTCCTCTCGCTGGACCAGGGTGAAAAAGTAATCCGTTACCGTCTCGCCGTAGAAAAAGTAGTTTACACACAGCAGAAAGTACCTGTGGACAGAGCAGCATTCCCTTTAATAGGAGCCTACAGGGGAATGGGACATGGTTAACCAGTAGATCATTGGACTAGTACACTTAAGAGGTTAATCAGCTTGCATTATCTACACTGCGTGCATGGGAGGAGACGCGTGAAGGTTCACATACTGGGCGGCAGAATAATGGTGATTTTTATTTGAAAGTCTGCAGAAAATTCACTCACACTGGGGGTGGACAGGAGTAGAGggtcagggcctgattctcacttgCACTAAAGTGCCCTGGGCAGTGTGAAGGAACCTTActgcaagtgtgtgtggggaaaatttaaaaaaaaaataaaaaataaaaaatcaagccCCACATTTCTTCTAATCAAAACATTACATCTTCATGTAGAATCTACGGCTTCATTAAATGCAAATACTTGGCTGTCACCCAACCCCTACATTATGGGAACACGCCAACTGCCCTGTTCAATTTTTGTTTAGTGTTATGGtacttaggaagttttttcctttaGGTGGCACTGCTTAACAGTCTTCTGCAGGTTCCTAGCTACTAGAGGCAGTGCCCCCTTCCTTCACTATGGCACACCATCAGATGCTGGGTGCAGCCAATATAGTTTCATCCCAATCGCACAAATACATTTCAGTGGGTAAATATCCCAGACGGCTCCCTACACCCTTAGACCTGAGCAATGCAACTGGAACCACAAGTCAAATGTTTACTCATCGCTTCGCTTGGTAACAGCATTCAACACCACCGCCTGGCACAAATCGGGAGCTTCAGACCTCGCTCTCATCAGACAAGCAATGGAACAACGTGTATAAATATTACATTGGCTGCACATCAATGAGGCGTGAAGTGAGTCAGAAGCACTCTAGATGAAAGGCATTATGCACATTGAGAAGGATCATATTGTGCTCCTTGACTCTAATGAAGACCGCAGCAGTCGCGCTGCTTACCAACTGAGGGTCCTGAACCAGGGAAGCTCATATGAGCGATACACATTGTAGCCAATCGTGATAATCTCCTGGAAACACTTGATCTGGACACACATCAcctgaaaaacaaacattaaaaagcaCCATCATTCACAGATAAACTAAATCAGGATCAGATAATCTGCAACGGGATGCTAAGTGCATGTAAAAAGTGGGAGCTTTAAACTAACCCTTACAGGAGCCCCAAAAAGAATTCTTCTATTGTCTTGCAAGTGACCTCCCatacgccccccccccacacacccttaaAGCTGACATAAAGGGACTTCTTGTAGGCTGAGAAATTGTTCACTTGCTCAACAAGCTTACACCTAGAGCTAGCAGCTTTCCCTGCCAGGCAAAATACATTCCTAGTCCTACTCCCTCCAAAGCTGTGGGCTGGCCCACTCCAAGAGCTCACAGCCTCATTTTAAGTTATGTCAGCACTTCTAAGATTGTTTTTTCTATCATGAGTTTGGGTCAGTTCTGGGGAGACAATCCCTCCTTCACTGGTACTTTAACAAAAATCACTGTTCATCCCATGCACTTGAGAGGACTGGCACTTCAAGACCACCATCgggagaggaatagctcagtggtttgagcactagcctgctaaacctagggttatgagttcaatccttgagggagcaatttcaggattggtcctgctttgagcagggggttggactaggtgacctcttgaggtcccttccaactctgatattctatgataagggAACATGCACAGCAGGGACACAGCCAGATTGTAGTTGGTACAGTCTTAACAAATTCAACGAGGCTGGCTGGGTGGGTTTGCCACAGCAGGGATTGGACCTGGAATCTCTGGATCTAAAACATGCACCTCTACAGCCTGAGCTGAAAATCCTGGATCTGGATCAGCTCTAAACAGACTCAATCCCGAGATAAAGCCCCACCCAAAGCACATATTATACACAGAGTGCTCAATGGCAGACAAAAGCTCAACCACATTCAGCTCTCCACGCACCTGGGCTGTGATAGCAATAAAGGAAACAGGAGGATTCCACCAAAGCGGCACCAATTAAATAGTAATTGTGACAAGGAACCTTATTCCCTGCAGAACAGCAATTAGGCAGCTTTCGGTCATGACCAAACAGGACCAGGTTAGTGCTGGGAACCTTGAGGCAAAAGGCTCTGTGTATCCATTAACTTTCTCAGCCATCTACATCCCAGAGAACCATTCTCCCATAACGGTCCATTTAACGAAGGGTTTTGAAACAGCACTTACAATCATCATTAAAACCATGGGTCCCAGGtagatgatgatgaagaagaaCGCAATCATTGCAAGAGTGAGGatccctctgacccaccagttCTTCCATCTAGATCACAGGAAGAGAAAAGTGAATGTTAGGCAAAGGGCCTATCTAGCAGGAAAGCAGCAAGAGATGTACTTATTATCTCTTCTGCACAGCCTCCTGGTGAAAGGCGGAGGCAGGAAACCGCGGCGTATCCTTAGCTCGGGGGTGGTGAGAATGTCATGCCATCCCATTAACCCAGCTCTACTGCAGACAGAAATGCAGAAAGGGTCACACCACGGTCGTGTGGGTAAGCTCAAGAAGGGAGTTCCATGCTGGGGGACAGCACAGAAGGCGCTGAAGATTCGTTTGGGTGAGAAAGTGACAGATGAAGGTGGCAGGGAGTAAATAGGAATAGACAGTTACAGAGCCTTGCCTAGTCTGAATTAGTTTTGTAGTACTATGCCCCTTTTACAGACATAGAAATGGAGATAGAGTTGCCCCAGATCACACAGGAATGGCAGAACTGAGGTTCAAACTCAGGAGCCTCAACAGCCAGTACCCCCTCagtccactaggccatgctgaaAAGAAACCTCTCAATGATCACTCTCTAAATCTGCTGAAATAAAAGGACCGTACCACAATTCTGCCAAAGAAAAGCAAGCTCAACACCAGACTCGCTCAGCCAGCTCCAAAGCTCTCTCCGCAGGCTGAGAGCAGGAACAGAATACAGCAATTTAAGCCAAGCCAGTTCCTACAGAGGGATCAGTTACCTATGAGCTGTGTTGCTTCTGTCATCATCTACTGATAGAATAGAACATCCTGCCTAGGTTGGTGGTTAGTAAATAGTGgttagtaaaaaaaataaaaataaaataaaatttatttaaatcagatttttttgataaaatgctttttgaggaaaaaaacttaTCTAAAGTTAGTTTTAgataagatacattatagctcaaagatatctcatcatggaatagggattataaattctaattctatagtatgagaaaatatattcatgaaatgtttaagaaaaattttataaatgagttccagtagttcatggattagggacccaatcttatggggttccacagaTTTCTGTCTAGATTACTTAGGGTTCATCCTATCTACCTGATGGGACTCAGTGCTcggtctagaagataccatcagagatgcttaattttgcagttctcaaactgtgcatttgtctccagaggtaacatacTTGttgacagcaaaaatgttttaaataaataaacaaacaaacagaagtgagaaacaacagacctcaactctattgtcacTCTGCACATTTAtgtacagagtcaatcccttacctctctctaaaagtgaaaagtttcaaatagttcaatgaatagaagattgttgggggcggaatagatctggacaaggagaagtagtctggagataaatgttaaaatatgatgtttgctgttgaagaaaaaaaatccagaacctTTAATGtggttgttttagttaaataaaacaatttaaatatctgtctggtgatgttctcctcctaatacagcatggcaagaaaatcctccaaatattaatgattaactgttgaattggagatagttgacctcccaatgacttcatgaatatctgcttcaattacctttggtaaatgaaataacctaacaatcattttctgatatagctgtaaaactaatctgaaaagttttcaaaataaaccactgtttaaaaatgttttgtgtgtacctttaaacaaaaaaaaccaaccctacaTCTATCCcggagttgtgaagaatatgtaatAAGGTTAGAACAATCAACAAGAATGcccttttatgtagaaatctgtgattaaattgagtcttcctgactagtgatttaaagcAAATCCACCTTCATTAGTAAAAAGGGAAAGTGCACCAATTTGCTAGGAGCCCCAGGAGCAATGGAGAAGTTTTATTTAGTGCTACCTTGAAGATAGGTTGGAGAGGGCCCTGTTTAAGACCTCGGGAGTGTCATCTGATGTAGGTGCAGGAGGGGCCCCTCCGAACTCTGATTTGCTTTCACTGTCC from Gopherus evgoodei ecotype Sinaloan lineage chromosome 2, rGopEvg1_v1.p, whole genome shotgun sequence includes:
- the CDS2 gene encoding phosphatidate cytidylyltransferase 2, which translates into the protein MSELRQRLGREPDGAREPEEKEPESENKLDGETASDSESKSEFGGAPPAPTSDDTPEVLNRALSNLSSRWKNWWVRGILTLAMIAFFFIIIYLGPMVLMMIVMCVQIKCFQEIITIGYNVYRSYELPWFRTLSWYFLLCVNYFFYGETVTDYFFTLVQREEPLRILSKYHRFISFALYLTGFCMFVLSLVKKHYRLQFYMFGWTHVTLLIVVTQSHLIIHNLFEGMIWFIVPISCVICNDIMAYMFGFFFGRTPLIKLSPKKTWEGFIGGFFATVLFGLLLSYLMSGYRCFTCPVEFNNDSNSFTVDCEPSELFQLQEYNIPLVIQSVICWKTVRMYPFQIHSIALSTFASLIGPFGGFFASGFKRAFKIKDFANTIPGHGGIMDRFDCQYLMATFVNVYIASFIRGPNPSKLIQQLLALRPDQQVHIFNTLKAHLVDKGMLASSEDA